A segment of the Prochlorococcus marinus CUG1438 genome:
TTAAATTGGTACGAATGACCAAAAGAATATCTAAAAATAAGGTACCTGAAATAAGCATTATTGATATGAGGGAGGAATTTAAGAAAGGCAATATGAAAATATTATCTAGTGAATTGTTGGATTTAATTCCCAAAATACGCTTAAAGAATGAACAAGCAATAATTTTGATCCCTAGAAGAGGACATAGTGGGTTTTTAAGTTGTAGAAATTGTGGCTACTTAATAAAATGCCCAAATTGTGACGTCCCTTTATCAGTACATCTTGGTTCGCAAGGAAAAAAATGGTTAAGTTGTCATTGGTGCGATCATAAAGCGAGACTGATTAAAAATTGTCCAGATTGCAATTCAAATGCATTTAAGCCTTTTGGGATAGGGACTCAAAGAGTAATGGAGTTTTTGAATGAAGAATTTCCTGGCTTAAGAGTTCTAAGATTTGATCGAGATACCACCTCCAGTAAGAATGGTCATAGAGATATCCTTTCAAAGTTTTCTAGAGGTGAAGCTGATATTCTTGTGGGAACTCAAATGTTGGCAAAAGGCATTGATATCCCGAATATTACTCTTTCAGTAGTAATCGCAGCGGATGGATTACTCCATCGTCCAGATATTTCAGCAGAAGAAAAATCATTACAATTATTTTTACAATTAGCAGGTAGGGCAGGCAGAGCTCAAAAAAAAGGAAAAGTTATTTTTCAAACTTATAAACCGAATCATCCTGTAATTTCATACCTTCAGAAAAGAGACTATGAAGGATTTTTAAATGAAACTTCGAAATTGAGAAAAGATTCCAATTTATTCCCATTTTGTCAGGTTTGCCTCCTTAAGATATCTGGCGAGAATTATGAATTAACAGAATTAACTGCAATTAAAGTTGCAAAATATCTGATGTACTTTTGTAAACAAAGTAACTGGAAATTAATTGGCCCTGCTCCTAGTATGATTACTAAATTAGGTAAAAAATTTAGATGGCAGATATTAATACATGGTCCTGACGGTTCAATGATACCTTTGCCAGATAGGTCATTAATATGGAAACTTATTCCAAGAAATGTTTTTTTAACAATTGATGTTAATCCAGTAGAGTTGTAATTACTTTGATGGGAGTTGAGGTAAATCTGTCCCTAACTTAAATCTATAGAATCTTAATGAATAAGCCAATATTATTATTATTAAAATAATAGATATCCCAAATATCAATTTGTTCCAGCTCCAGAAAGAAAATTCAAGACTATTAATTTCACCAGGATTTAAATTCCAAATTATTAGATTCTTTTTGATTTCTAAGTTTGAATTATTCATCCCATTAAGGGTTGCTTTGTTTGGGGTTATGATTTTGAAAATTAGTTCTAAATTATCAACACTTTGAATATCGTTGAGATCTAATTCAACCTTGGTAAAGTATTTTTTTAAAAAAATTAAGTTTTTTTGAGTTGTAATAATTTCTATATTTGTTGAACTTCCTGCTAAATCTCCTGCAGTACTTTCGATTATTTTAAGAACATTTTTTGCATTCTCCATATTGAGATTCTTGTTTTTTAGAGAAAAAGTTGATTCTTCTTGTGTAGTTTCTGCACCAGGAAAATTATCTTTAATTGCTTTTTCGAATTTTATCTGCCATGGAAATTTTTTAATATATTTACTCTCTATCACAAGGTTATTAGTAATAGAATCAAGTTCACTAAGATCAAGGGTATTCTCAAATTTAACGCATCCACTTAATAGTGGGATTAATAATAATAGTATAAAAAATATTATGAGTGAAAATCCTCTCTGAAAGGATTTTGTTTCACCAGTTGGAGTATCGTTAACATTGATAAACTTCTTTCTCTCAACTAAATCTCTATTTTTGATAAGTGAATCAAGAGATTTTTTATTTAGTGACGGGTCGCTTTCAAAGTCAACATTCCAATTGTCTGGTTTTTTAATTTCAGGGGATTCTATCACCTCCATCAAATATTTTGCATTTTCTCTCGTCTTATTATCGTAGGATTTGAGAAGTTCTTTACAAAATCTTTTTGCCTCCTCCTTCTTATTTATTCCACAAAGAGCAGTAATCAAAATTGTTCTTAAATTTACTCCTTCTTTACTTGATAAGGGGAATGATTCGATTATAGGCAAAAGAAATTCAATGCAATAATTATACTCACCTTTACCTAAAGCAATTTCTACTATTTCTAAAACTTGCTCATAAGTTTTCATGAATTAGGCAACTATCATTGTTCCAATTCCTGAATTCGTAAAAATCTCAAGAAGTAATGAATGTTCTATCCGTCCATCAATTATATGAGTCGCTTTTACTCCTTGAGCTAAAGCTCTAATACAGCATTCAGTCTTGGGGATCATGCCTTCAGTAACAATTTTTTTATCAATAAAATCTCTCGCTTCTTTAAGATTCATTTTTTCAACAAGACTATTTTTATTTTCTTTACTTTTTAAGATCCCTTGAGTGTCAGTAAGGAGTATAAGTTTTTCCGCATTTATTGAAGCCGCAATTTCTCCAGCGACAAAGTCTGCATTAATATTATGTGAAACACCATCAACAGTTGATCCAATACTTGAAATAATAGGAATATATCCTTTAGAAATAAGAGGTTCTAATATTTCAGGATTTATCTTTGTAACTTCTCCCACTAAACCATGGCTCCCATCTCCTAATTCCCTAGATTGAATTAAATTTCCATCAAGACCCGATATCCCCACAGCTAGGGAACCAGTTTTATTAATGCCTTTCACAATTTGTTTATTTACTCTACCCATAAGAACCATCTCGACAATATCCATTGTTTTTTGATCAGTAATTCTTAATCCATTTTCGAATTTAGGCGATATTTCTAATTTCTCTAACCAATTATTGATTTCGGGCCCTCCTCCATGAATTACTATTGGGCATACACCTACAGTTGACAAAAGAGCTATGTCTCTAAAAAAAGCTTCTTTTAGTACCTCGTCCTCCATGATAGAACCACCATATTTGATGACAATTTTTCTACCTGAAAAGCTTTGTATATATGGAAGTGCTTCGCTTAATATTGATACTCTTTGAGAATCATTCATTATTAAAATTGTTAAAACTTAATTGAATCAAGAAATTAGGTTTTTACAAATATATCCCTATATTTAATAAAAAAGAATAAAATCAAATTCTTTTTTATTATCGTCGATAATAAATTCTGATTCAAGACCTTTTACGAAAAACCTGTTTAATCTCTCTTGTTTCTCAATCCATTTTTCTAAAGGAACAGCATTTAGTTCAAAACGCATTCTAAGCCCATTTTTGTCTTCCTTTGTGACTTCTTCTAATTCCCTCAGTTGAGGAGGATTATCCTCATCCCACAAATTTAGAGCTTCTAATGAAGATTCAAGATGAGCTTTTATCCCATACCTCCATCTTGTAACATCTTTTACTAATGCTGTTAATTCTTTTGGTCTATTAAATCTATCTTCTGCAAAATTTTTATTATCAAATAATTCTGCTGGAGGTATTTCTGAGGTCTTTAATCCTAATCCAATTAAAAAAATAGGTACTCCATAAAAAAATGTAGGTACACTCAAGTTTACTGAGTCTGTAAAATAAGCAGTCATTCCAACAAAAGCTAATATACCTCCAGTAGATACGATTATGTTTCCAGGTGATAAGTATTTCTTCATTTTGATCTATTAGAATGATTTAAGATGTGTTAAAGAGTATTATGCAAGATGCCAATACTTCAAATCAAGATGATTTAATACTAAGACTTGATAAAGATAGAGCGTGGCTTTTAGAAAATCTTGATAAAGGGAGATGGCCAGAAATCAGAAGCGAATTAGCTGCTCTTGAAAGGAAAATCAGCAAACTAATTATAAGTGTTCAAGAAAATAAAGATATTTGATTTAAAAAGGTATTTCATCAACTTCCGGCACCAAAGGTGAGCTGTCCCAATTAGATTCTTTAGATCCTTCTTTTTTATCAAATGGTCCAACATTTTCTTCTTGAACATTTTTATTAACTTCAACTGGCGTTATTTGATGAATCTTTGAAGCTGTAAGTTCTGGTTGCTTCTCTTTGGTTCCATCCTTTCTAGTGACTGAATTCATTTTAAGACGTCCCTCAATAACAATATTTTGTCCTTCCTTTAGTTCTTCTATCATTTCTTTGGCAATATTGCCCCAACCTATAATCTTGAGTTCTCTAGTTGGATCTTCACTACGTAATCCTTTAAAATTAACAATCATTTCTGCAATTGGAGTTTGGTTCTCTTTTGTGTACCTCATTTGGGGAGCGTTATTAATTACCGCTTGAATTAAACAATGATTCATTACTTTCTATTTAATTAAAGACATACTGATGCAGAATCAAGAAAATTGCTACGAAAATGTTTGGATCCTATCAGGAACTTCTGATGGACCTTCAATAGCTAAAAGGCTTATTGAACAAAACTATTCAGTTTTTGTAAGCGTTTTAACTTATAGGGCAGGTCAATCCTATATTAGAAATCCAAAGTTACATATCATTACAGGTAAATTAAAAAATATTAATGAGATAATTAATTTCATAAAAAAAAATAAAATCAAATGTGTTGTAGATGTTACGCATCCATTTGCAACGATAATTTCTAAGAACCTAAATGCTGCATGTAAAGAAATCAATACTCCCCTTCTCTCATTTGAGAGACAATCTCAAATTAAATTTTCTAATAATTTCAATTATATTGAAGATCTAAAGGGCATAAATAAAGGTAATTTAGAAAATAAGAATATTCTTCTCGCGATAGGTTCCAGATTTCTCAATGATACTGCAAAATATTATATGGGTTGTAAGGCAAATGTATTTACAAGAGTTCTTCCGACACCTGAAAGCATAACCAAAGCTTTTGGATCATGTATAAAAAATTCAAATATAGCGATACTTGAACCAAGTAAAAATGACGAGGTTATTTTAGAGAAAAATCTTTGTGATTTTTGGGGAATAGATTATGTAATATGCAGAGAATCTGGAAGTTATTCCCAGAAAAACTGGGAAAGTATTATTTGTGGGAGTAGGATGGATTTATTTTTGGTTAGAAGGCCAAAATTAAAAAATGACTATTCTTACTCTTTCTCTCAATACGAGAATTTGATAGACCACATAATTGGGAAATACTGATGTTTAATTTATTATGGAAGTATTAATTTTAATCACAACTGAGTCAAGTAAAACAAATGCTTTGCGTCTTTCTAAATTACTACTACAAAATAAACTTGCAGCTTGTGTATCTATAAAGCAAATTTTCTCAATTTACGAGTGGAATGATGATATTGAAGAGACTAATGAGTTTGAAATTACAGTCAAAAGCAAACCGGAATTTAAAGATGATTTAATTGATTTCATATATAAAATATCTACCTATGATATTCCTCAAATTATTTATAAGAAATACCATGCTGAGATGAAATATTATGAGTGGTTAAAAAAGACTATTTGAAAAAACTAATTTATTATCTCTTTAAGATCAAAATTGGATCTAGACCCAAGTTGTGTAATTATTTGACCTGCACAAATTGAACCAATCTCTCCACATTTTTTAAGGGAGTAATTATTAATTAATCCATGAATAAATCCTCCGGCATAAATATCCCCAGCTCCTGTCGTATCAATTACTTCCCCTCTCGTCTTAGACTTAATTACCTTGACATCTTTTTTGTTGACTATAATAGAACCATTTGCACCAAGAGTAACTATGACTAATTCACATAAGGAAGAAAGTTCATTTTTGCAATGTGCAAATTTTTCCTTTTGAAATAAACTTAAAACTTCAGATTCATTACAAAAAACTATATCAACATAGTTATCAATTAGTTCCAAGAAACTCTCTCGATGTCTATCTACACAAAATGAATCAGACAATGAAAGAATTATTTTTGTATTAGCTTTTTTTGCAGTTTGAGCAGCTTTAAGAAAAGCATTTTTAGCTAATTCGCTGTCCCATAAATAACCTTCTAAATACAAGTATTTACTTTCTTTAATTAAACTGAAATCAATATCTTTTGGTTCAAATTCAATAGATGCTCCCAGGTAGGTGCACATTGTTCTTTGAGCATCAGGTGTAATCAAAATAATTGAATGAGCAGTTGAAGCGCCTTGATAAGTTGGCGGAGTATTGAATATAGTTTTACTTTTTTTTATATCAGAAGAAAAGAACTTACCAAATTGATCATTTTTCACCCTCCCAATAAATTGGACATGATTTCCTAATTCTGCTAAACACACAACGGTATTTGCCGAGGATCCACCAGATATTTGCTTGATCACTCTGCAATTATTTAATAATGTTTTGGATTCATCAGAATTAATAAGATTCATTGAGCCTTTCTCTAGGTTATTTATTTCGAGAAACTCATCTTCTACATTGACAATAATATCTACTATTGCGTTGCCCAGACCTATGAGGTCAATTTTTTTATCTTTCTGGAAATGTCTAAAGGATTCCCTCATTAAGTATTAAGAAATTATCTTAGAAGTGCTCTTTTAGGCCCATGAATTGGATCCTCAATTACTATAGTTTGATCTCTATTAGCCCCTAATGAAACTATAGCAATTGGAACCTCCATTAATTCAGCTAAAAATCTGAGGTAATTCATGGCATTTTGAGGTAGATCAGATAGATTTCTGCAATTTGCAGTTGAACATTGCCAGCCTTTTAATTTCTTGAAGATTGGCTTACATTTTTTTAAGTCATCTGAATTCGTTGGGAAATAGTCTATTTCCTCTCCATCTAGTTCATAAGCAACGCAAACTTGTATCTCATCTAATTCATCTAATACATCAAGTTTTGTAACTGCTAAACAATCAAGACCATTTACTGATACGGCATATTTCCCAATAACTCCATCAAACCATCCACATCTTCTCCTTCTACCAGTAGTGGTTCCAAATTCACTGCCTCTATCACAAAGTTGATCATTAATACTTCCCTGTAATTCTGTAGGGAATGGGCCTTCACCCACTCTTGTTGTGTACGCTTTTGCAACTCCTATAACTCTATCAATTAACGTTGGACCAACTCCAGCGCCAATGCAAGCCCCTCCGGAAATGGGGTTTGATGATGTAACAAAAGGGTACGTTCCATGATCTAAGTCAAGTAGAGTACCTTGGGCGCCTTCAAATAGAATGTTTTTCTTATTTTTTGAGGCTAAATGGATAGTTCTTGTACAGTCCACGACATGCTTTGATAACCTTTCTCCATAGTCAAGATATTCTGCAACAATGTCTTCCATCTTAAGTGGTTCAATACCATATATTTTTTCTAATAAACCGTTTTTTTCTCTTAATGGAATTTCGATTACATCACTTAATCTTTCCTTGTTAAGCAAATCTCTTACTCTAATGCCGTTCCTTTGGGATTTATCCGCATAAGTTGGGCCAATACCCCTACCTGTTGTCCCTATTTTGTTAGAACCTCTATCAGCCTCCATTGCTTCATCCAATATTCGGTGGTAGGGCATTGTTACATGCGATGTTGATGAAATTTTTAATCCTGAGATATCAATTCCACTATCGATTAACATATCTATCTCTTTTAGCAATATTTTTGGATCTACAACTGTTCCTGATCCAATTAAACAAGTAGTATTTTTATAAAGTATCCCAGAAGGAATTAGATGTAATTTTAAGACTTTATCATCTACAACTATGGTATGGCCTGCATTCACCCCTCCCTGGTAGCGTACAACAACATCAGCCGAGCGGCTCAGTAAATCCGTAATTTTACCTTTTCCTTCGTCACCCCATTGGGCTCCGATTACAACAACATTGGCCAATTTTAGAAGAGCATTATTTTTGTGGGAATATTTAATATATTCAAAAATATTGGTTAACTTTAAGAAAGTAAATGAATTGTATCAACTTTCTCTGAGAGCCATTTTTTCAGCAAGAGAAAATTCTTTAGTTAAACGCTCCTTAAGTTTATCTGGTAAAGGTCTACTTGAAAAGTTTTTGTAATGACCAGCCATAGCATTTAATGCTGTTTGCATGGTGGTAAATGATTGAGTTTTGTTAACCATCCCCCTATTTCTGTATCTAGAAATATAGTCAGTTATAAGGATTAGAGCTTCGCTTCTTATTTCGTCTTTATCTGGAGAATCTTTTGGAGTATCAACAGCTATTTGTAATGATTTAACAACTGAAATTGTATCTTTTGTGTAGTCACCTGTCATTGAGGTTTTTGCGGCAAACGAAGGGGAATTAAAAAATGCAAAAACAATAATCAAGGAAAGGACAAAAGATATAGCTTTGGTTAGATTCTTAAAAATTAATTCAGATCTCCATTTCAGTAACATGACTTAGCTCCTAAAAATTTAGCCTTAAGTTTTTTTATTGTACATTATTTGTGATTCCGAAATAAATGTTTCCAATAATTCGTCGGCACTAATTTTAGATTTAGTATCATTTACCCTGCATAAAAGTTCTATCTCTC
Coding sequences within it:
- a CDS encoding single-stranded DNA-binding protein; amino-acid sequence: MNHCLIQAVINNAPQMRYTKENQTPIAEMIVNFKGLRSEDPTRELKIIGWGNIAKEMIEELKEGQNIVIEGRLKMNSVTRKDGTKEKQPELTASKIHQITPVEVNKNVQEENVGPFDKKEGSKESNWDSSPLVPEVDEIPF
- a CDS encoding divalent-cation tolerance protein CutA; this encodes MEVLILITTESSKTNALRLSKLLLQNKLAACVSIKQIFSIYEWNDDIEETNEFEITVKSKPEFKDDLIDFIYKISTYDIPQIIYKKYHAEMKYYEWLKKTI
- the argB gene encoding acetylglutamate kinase; this translates as MNDSQRVSILSEALPYIQSFSGRKIVIKYGGSIMEDEVLKEAFFRDIALLSTVGVCPIVIHGGGPEINNWLEKLEISPKFENGLRITDQKTMDIVEMVLMGRVNKQIVKGINKTGSLAVGISGLDGNLIQSRELGDGSHGLVGEVTKINPEILEPLISKGYIPIISSIGSTVDGVSHNINADFVAGEIAASINAEKLILLTDTQGILKSKENKNSLVEKMNLKEARDFIDKKIVTEGMIPKTECCIRALAQGVKATHIIDGRIEHSLLLEIFTNSGIGTMIVA
- a CDS encoding precorrin-6A/cobalt-precorrin-6A reductase, with product MQNQENCYENVWILSGTSDGPSIAKRLIEQNYSVFVSVLTYRAGQSYIRNPKLHIITGKLKNINEIINFIKKNKIKCVVDVTHPFATIISKNLNAACKEINTPLLSFERQSQIKFSNNFNYIEDLKGINKGNLENKNILLAIGSRFLNDTAKYYMGCKANVFTRVLPTPESITKAFGSCIKNSNIAILEPSKNDEVILEKNLCDFWGIDYVICRESGSYSQKNWESIICGSRMDLFLVRRPKLKNDYSYSFSQYENLIDHIIGKY
- a CDS encoding adenosine kinase, producing MRESFRHFQKDKKIDLIGLGNAIVDIIVNVEDEFLEINNLEKGSMNLINSDESKTLLNNCRVIKQISGGSSANTVVCLAELGNHVQFIGRVKNDQFGKFFSSDIKKSKTIFNTPPTYQGASTAHSIILITPDAQRTMCTYLGASIEFEPKDIDFSLIKESKYLYLEGYLWDSELAKNAFLKAAQTAKKANTKIILSLSDSFCVDRHRESFLELIDNYVDIVFCNESEVLSLFQKEKFAHCKNELSSLCELVIVTLGANGSIIVNKKDVKVIKSKTRGEVIDTTGAGDIYAGGFIHGLINNYSLKKCGEIGSICAGQIITQLGSRSNFDLKEIIN
- a CDS encoding adenylosuccinate synthase — its product is MANVVVIGAQWGDEGKGKITDLLSRSADVVVRYQGGVNAGHTIVVDDKVLKLHLIPSGILYKNTTCLIGSGTVVDPKILLKEIDMLIDSGIDISGLKISSTSHVTMPYHRILDEAMEADRGSNKIGTTGRGIGPTYADKSQRNGIRVRDLLNKERLSDVIEIPLREKNGLLEKIYGIEPLKMEDIVAEYLDYGERLSKHVVDCTRTIHLASKNKKNILFEGAQGTLLDLDHGTYPFVTSSNPISGGACIGAGVGPTLIDRVIGVAKAYTTRVGEGPFPTELQGSINDQLCDRGSEFGTTTGRRRRCGWFDGVIGKYAVSVNGLDCLAVTKLDVLDELDEIQVCVAYELDGEEIDYFPTNSDDLKKCKPIFKKLKGWQCSTANCRNLSDLPQNAMNYLRFLAELMEVPIAIVSLGANRDQTIVIEDPIHGPKRALLR
- the psb27 gene encoding photosystem II protein Psb27; translated protein: MLLKWRSELIFKNLTKAISFVLSLIIVFAFFNSPSFAAKTSMTGDYTKDTISVVKSLQIAVDTPKDSPDKDEIRSEALILITDYISRYRNRGMVNKTQSFTTMQTALNAMAGHYKNFSSRPLPDKLKERLTKEFSLAEKMALRES
- a CDS encoding DUF3153 domain-containing protein — its product is MKTYEQVLEIVEIALGKGEYNYCIEFLLPIIESFPLSSKEGVNLRTILITALCGINKKEEAKRFCKELLKSYDNKTRENAKYLMEVIESPEIKKPDNWNVDFESDPSLNKKSLDSLIKNRDLVERKKFINVNDTPTGETKSFQRGFSLIIFFILLLLIPLLSGCVKFENTLDLSELDSITNNLVIESKYIKKFPWQIKFEKAIKDNFPGAETTQEESTFSLKNKNLNMENAKNVLKIIESTAGDLAGSSTNIEIITTQKNLIFLKKYFTKVELDLNDIQSVDNLELIFKIITPNKATLNGMNNSNLEIKKNLIIWNLNPGEINSLEFSFWSWNKLIFGISIILIIIILAYSLRFYRFKLGTDLPQLPSK
- a CDS encoding DUF2854 domain-containing protein, which produces MKKYLSPGNIIVSTGGILAFVGMTAYFTDSVNLSVPTFFYGVPIFLIGLGLKTSEIPPAELFDNKNFAEDRFNRPKELTALVKDVTRWRYGIKAHLESSLEALNLWDEDNPPQLRELEEVTKEDKNGLRMRFELNAVPLEKWIEKQERLNRFFVKGLESEFIIDDNKKEFDFILFY